In one Pseudoclavibacter sp. Marseille-Q3772 genomic region, the following are encoded:
- a CDS encoding DUF3000 domain-containing protein → MVVSLHPVPAEFTVATESIRALEYRSDLQVQEIRPPEGLAPHSYALSADVATDGTTNAGQLGTGRFILLHDEQEPDAWRGAFRVVCFAQAPLETDIGSDGMLPEVAWSWLVDALDASAADYRYSSGTVTVVNSQGFGEIAEQGEGSQIEMRASWTPQDLDLGGHVEAWTTLLCMLAGLPPVDSNEVPVLRHAGQAHGLR, encoded by the coding sequence GTGGTCGTTAGCTTGCATCCGGTTCCGGCGGAATTTACCGTTGCCACCGAGTCAATTCGAGCGCTCGAGTATCGCAGCGATCTGCAGGTACAAGAGATTCGTCCACCCGAAGGTCTCGCACCGCATTCGTATGCGCTCTCGGCAGACGTAGCCACCGATGGCACAACGAACGCGGGCCAATTAGGGACCGGCCGCTTCATCCTGCTCCACGACGAGCAGGAGCCTGACGCCTGGCGTGGCGCGTTCCGAGTGGTGTGTTTCGCACAGGCTCCGCTTGAGACCGATATTGGTAGCGATGGCATGCTTCCTGAGGTGGCTTGGTCGTGGCTGGTGGATGCATTGGATGCATCGGCTGCGGACTATCGCTATTCCTCGGGAACGGTCACGGTCGTGAACTCGCAGGGCTTCGGTGAGATCGCCGAGCAGGGCGAGGGTAGCCAGATTGAGATGCGCGCGTCGTGGACACCGCAGGATCTCGATCTCGGCGGGCACGTGGAGGCATGGACAACATTGCTGTGCATGCTTGCTGGTCTGCCACCGGTTGACTCCAATGAGGTTCCGGTGCTGCGGCACGCAGGGCAGGCGCATGGGCTTCGTTGA